The Saccharomyces paradoxus chromosome XV, complete sequence DNA window CCTCCAGAAGAACCAGTCACGCTTTGGATTGGTCTTCGAGGATCTGCTCTCCTTAAACCATTCATGTTCGCTGGAGCAATGGTTGATGACCAAGTCGGTGATGAACTTCATACCAAGCTTGTGTGCCTTTTCAATCAAGGCAAAGCAGTCATCATTCGTACCATAGGTTGGCCACACCTTTTCGTAGTTGGCAATGTCGTAACCCATGTCATCTTGTGGAGAGTCGTAGAAAGGCGAGATCCAAATGGCATCGGCGCCAAGCTCTTTGATATACTCTAACTTGGAGGCAATACCTTTCATATCACCCCAGCCATCGTTGTTAGAGTCTTTGAAACTTGCGGGATAAATCTGATAGATTGTGGCCTCTTTCCACCACTTGGGTTCTGTTTCTGGATGTGCAGAAGAAATAGTCattttttcgattttttttttctttatgaGAAAACTTTCACTTGTGTTAGTGTATTTGGTTTGCTGAATGGAATATCTATTCTTTACTACAGCTCATTCCTCGAGTGAAGAAGTCTTCCTTACTTATATATGGTTTTTTGAGTGCCTGTTAgcattttataaaaaattaacaaaaatagaaaggaACATAAGCAAACACGCGATCTGGAACCAGTGCTGTATGTAAACGAAGCTTTCAGTTTTAGGTAACGTTTGCACAACCTAGATGATATGACATGGTGCATTCTGCATTAAAGTGCCTGTCACTCGACCCGTTACGGCAGTATCATACCATCTGCAAGCAGGCCCCATTATGTGCACTGCCTCCGCAATCTTGCGTATTCTCAGTCTCAAGACAAAGTGCGAAGCATAAACTGCCCCTGTTCAGGACCCCgcaaaaatatcataatCATTTCTCCGCGGAATTACATAAGCGTTTCTCCGCGATATTACATAATCATTTCTCCGTGCGAATTATAAGTGTTTTCCGCCTCTGCATACCCCTGATACTTTACGAAACatctttttcgtttttaGTTTTTGCACCGATTTCCCCTgaaagttaaaaaaaaaaaaaaaagaaagaaaagaagtttCGTGAAGTGTAAACTCCAAGTGTCAAGTAATCAATTTTATCCGCGGAAAATCAGGCGTCGGCAATTGTAGATGAATCCGCCTCCTTCACAAATAAATGCTGACCACACGAGCAATGCATGCACTCAGACATCTTCGTTCAAGGTGGCTGGCAGCAGTAGTTCTAGACACCTATGCTACTTAGCTTTAATAGTCaggttttctttctctctctTTTCCCTCTAAAGCAAAGGTATATAATGTGACAGCTGTGTAACTAACTGAAGAGCACActtgttcttgtttcctatcctctttcttttttcgaCATGGTTTAGAATAGTAAATTATCGCACAATTTAGCTCTAAATCCTTTCACATTCTACCCAAAAATCATGTCAGGTGCCAATAATACATCTGCGAATGACCTATCCGCTACTGAGTCTAATTCTAATTCAGTAGCAAGTGCACCATCTATCAAGACTGAACATGGTGACTCCAAAAACTCTCTCAACCTAGATGCGGCTGAACCACCTATTGACTTACCCCAGAAACCTCTTTCTGCATATAGCACCGTCGCAATCCTGTGTTTAATGATCGCATTTGGCGGTTTCATCTTCGGTTGGGACACCGGTACCATCTCTGGTTTTGTTAACCTGTCTGACTTTATCAGAAGGTTTGGTCAAAAAAACGACGAGGGAACTTACTACTTGTCGAAAGTAAGAATGGGTTTGATTGTCtcaattttcaacattGGCTGCGCAATAGGTGGGATTGTCCTGTCGAAAGTCGGTGATATATATGGCCGTCGTATTGGATTGATTACAGTCACTGCCATCTACGTCGTAGGCATCCTGATCCAGATAACCTCGATAGACAAGTGGTACCAGTACtttattggaagaattATTTCTGGCCTAGGAGTGGGAGGCATTGCTGTCCTTTCCCCAATGTTGATATCTGAAGTCGCTCCCAAACATATCAGAGGAACCCTTGTCCAGCTCTACCAGCTGATGGGTACAATGGGTATTTTTCTAGGCTACTGTACCAATTACGGTACCAAGAACTATCATAATGCCACTCAATGGAGAGTCGGCCTTGGTCTTTGCTTTGCCTGGGCCACATTCATGGTTAGTGGGATGATGTTCGTCCCAGAATCACCACGTTACCTGATCGAGGTTGGTAAAGATGAGGAAGCCAAACGTTCGCTGTCGAAATCCAACAAAGTTTCAGTCGACGACCCTGCCTTGTTAGTCGAATATGATACCATAAAGGCAGGCATCGAGCTTGAAAAGTTGGCAGGTAACGCGTCATGGTCTGAGCTACTCTCCACTAAAACGAAAGTCTTCCAGCGTGTGCTCATGGGAGTGATGATTCAATCGCTGCAGCAATTGACGGGTGACAACTACTTCTTTTATTACGGTACGACCATTTTCAAGTCCGTCGGCTTAAAGGACTCCTTTCAGACATCGATCATTATCGGTGtggtcaattttttctcttcatttatAGCAGTATACACCATTGAGAGGTTTGGACGCCGTACGTGCCTGTTGTGGGGTGCCGCTTCTATGTTATGCTGCTTTACTGTGTTTGCCTCCGTTGGTGTAACGAAGCTGTGGCCTCAAGGAAGCAGCCACCAGGATATTACTTCTCAAGGCGCCGGTAACTGTATGATTGTATTCACCAtgttcttcattttttcgTTCGCCACCACCTGGGCAGGCGGCTGTTATGTTATAGTGTCAGAAACGTTCCCTCTTAGAGTCAAATCAAGAGGAATGGCAATTGCAACAGCTGCAAACTGGATGTGGGGATTTTTGATTAGTTTTTTCACCCCCTTTATTACCGGTGCAATCAACTTTTATTACGGTTATGTCTTCTTAGGCTGTCTAGTCTTTTCCTACTTTTacgtctttttctttgtccCAGAAACAAAAGGCCTGACGCTGGAGGAGGTGAATACTATGTGGCTGGAGGGTGTCCCAGCATGGAAGTCCGCTTCATGGGTGCCACCGGAGAGAAGAACAGCAGATTATGATGCCGACGCAATAGACCACGACGATAGGCCAATCTACAAGAGGTTCTTCTAAAGCTGATCCTCCGAGTCCTTAATAACTcggaaaaagaaaatatgacGATCttaattctttattatatacaATGTTTACTTTTGTACGCCTTAATTTCTAATGAACATTTCTCTTATGCCTTATGGAAACTTTCGGTATATCCATGGTCGGTTATAATAGTCGGGCGATAATCCATCATTACGCATATCATATTATCAAGCAGAAAACGACTGCGCTTAAGTGTAAATCCCACACTCTGAACCTCGGCCTGCAATACatgtttatttttccatAGATTGCACGCTGATATTACCGTGATATTCTGTGAAGCTTCGGAAAATAGTTCGAGCAACTACGACATCATGatataatatattcattGCAGCCTATGTAGTAGATACATGTTTCGGGTTGTCGCGTGTTTCTAATACTTTCGATGGGGATTACACTGACTTTTTCCATTATGGCAACTGCGTTGCCACAAATTTCGATATATTTATCTTGCCTACATATAATGACACGCTGTTAATTCAGTTGAAGCCACTGTTCGATTAAGGTGAATACCTCGTGTTAACGAGCGTAGTTTTGGATGCGTTAAGTGATATTCGACTATTAGTGACTGCCAATGCGTTAGAAGGTAGAAAGCGGAAGGAAACAAACTAGTTCGTCAATCCTTACTGCGACTATAGCATATTACATATTTGGATCATACGTATCCAATTAAGGCTGCGTCATATCCATGTGCCTACGTTAGCTAGAAATCACATGCCGTGGAATCTCATGCCTAcagattttcttcttttgccTATGGCCCGGTCGAGGCATTAATTTATCTTACCgaaatttagaaattttaaaattcaACCGTGCGTGCGATTTCTTATTTAGGTTACCAGCATTCAAATCAGCTGATGAAGtatgccaaaaaaaaaacccCCGGCTCATAAAAGCCAAAGAAGGGTGTGACTGTGTATTGTGGATTACCTGCTGTCAAATGGCATGAAAATCTCCCTGCACGATCCCtgtcaaaatttgaaacttgcggtaaaaaaattgtgcCTCAAAAAGATAGCTTTTCCTGCGCGTTCTCTTAGTAAATGAGGTCAGGTTGTTTTTGTCCTTACGAGATTTCCCTTGTTCTCGCCGTTCCTATCAGTTGTCGCTAAGATCTTCTCCTAGTAGCAGGCCAGCCAGGCAGAAGAAATGATCTGCAGTAAATTGATAAGAGAAAAGAGCTAAACCGAAAAGTTTCTTAATACACAAAAAACACTCCAAAAATTCTCCCAGAATCTAACCTGAAACTCTTACTGATTATAAAgtataaaataataaagtttaTTGCGAGACATATTTCGAGATAAGCACCCCTTGACTTTCTTGGAAGGGAgaaaaatgtaaaatataaaagcCAAGTGTTCGTAACTGTTCATAACTCGGTTTTTTATGAACAAAAGTGAAAGTGAAAGCTGCCCAATAAACCTTTGTAGTTCTCTTGGGCTCGCATGCAATTATGGCCTAAATCTTTTTAGCATGGACAATAGGTAGAATAAATTTTCATGTGTCTACATCACTCTAGTCTCCCATTTCATTGGCAGAAGAGGGAACcatttcattcaaaaaaaaatccaaaatattaagctaaaaaaatacttaaATGTTTACATGAAGCGTATATAAAACGCGTATTAAGAACCTATCTCGTTTCAGAGGAATAACTTTTGATTCCtcaattaaaaaaatcagtTAAAGAAAGCAAGAACGAAAATACCGACCAAAGCATTCAAAGTATTGGTATTCAAACCTGCGGCAATACCTTCGGACTGGATGATGATACCAGTAGAGGACTTAGTTGGAGCGGCAGATTTGGAGTACGTGGAAATTGCGCTAGATGCCTCGGAAATGACAGTAGTCAACGAGGTTGCTTTGGTAGCCTTAGAAGTTATAGTGGTATCTGACTTTGGAGAAGCACTAGTTGCGGTGACGGTTGAAGTAGCTTCAGGTATTTGAGAAGTAATTATCTTGACATTACAACCATTGTCATCACATTGAGTGACAGTAGCAGTGGTGTATGTTTTAGGAGAAGCACTGGTTTCTGAAGTTTCTTTAGGAGCTTCAGAAGTGACAGTCTTGGTGTTACAACCATTGTCATCACATTGAGTAACAGTAGCGGTAGTGTATGTTTTTGGAGAAATAGTAGTTGCCGAAGTTTCTTCAGGACATTCAGAAGTGACAGTCTTAGTGTTACAGCCATTGTCATCACATTGAGTAACAGTAGCGGTAGTGTATGTTTTTGGAGAAAcagtggtggtggtggCTTCAGGGCATTCAGAGGTGACTGTCTTGGTGTTGCAACCATTGTCATCACAGTGAGTGACAGTGACAGTGGTGTATGATTTTGGAGAAGTGGTAGTTGCTGAAGTTTCTTCAGGACATTCAGAAGTGACAGTCTTAGTGTTACAGCCATTGTCGTCACAGTGGGTGACAGTGGCAGTTGTGTatgatttggaagaaacGGTTTCAGTTACAACGGCTCCGGTTGATGTAGTTACATGGCAGCCAGTCTCATCGCAAGAAGTGATAGTGGCGGTAGTAGATGAACATGGAACGGTTGTGGTAATGGTGTAGACATTACCATTAGAGTCAGTTGTTTCTGAACAAGAAACCACTACTGTGCTTGTGGCGGTTGCATATGTTAATGTTGTGGTGTAAATAGATTGGGAACCTGAAGTCAAGGTGGAAGCTGTTGAACCTGTTACTGAAGCACCGAATGAAGTGGAAGCTGTTGAACCTGTCACGGAAGCACCGAATGAAGTGGAACCAGAAGTAGAATTGGCAACACCTGATGTGGTAGAAGTGGATGAAGGTGTAGCACTGGAAGCAACAACACCACCGTAATTTAGGTAATAAGCATAAGCACCGGCAAAAGTTCCTTCGGAGACGTTGAACCCAGAACTGGAGAATCCAGTACCGATAGAGAAGGAAAATTGTGAGTTGCCTTGGGTTGCAGTTAGAACACCGGTAGTACCGTCATAAGAAAGAGCGGTGACGTCTGCTGTAATGGCGATTTGGTTCTTACCAGTGTAACCAACCACAGGAATAGGAGTAGTGTTGCTTTCGGTTGGGTCAACGGCAAGAACACCTTCACCCTTGAATACAACAGTTTGGCCAGTAAAGGTGTCTGGATAGTGTAAGTAAAGGTTACCAGAGATGATGTTGATTGTACCACTTCCGGAAACTGGTTCGACAATAACATAGGTACTTCCATTGTCTAGATTAATTTCACCGTTGTTAACTGACCCTTCATCTTCAGCTCTACGTTGCAAACCGGAGACGGAACCACCGTTGAGGATAGCATTTGAGAAAGAGAAGGCACCAGAGTTGGAGTATGGAGAAAATGTAACTTCGCCCTTTGAGGACTCCGATAGACTCAAAGATATGTCACCACTGTTGTCAAAAGAGCCTGGAGTGAAAGAGTAGGCGGATGCAGAAGAGGCGGCAGGTTCTTCAGCGTTAAAGGTACCAGAGACATCGAAGTTTTCACCCGAGATATCGAATTCGGTACCTGGATAGGTTGGCTTAGACTTTTCAACAAAGACACCACCATGGACTATTAGATCAGCTGAGAAAACATATTTATCACCATCAAGAAGAGTCAATTTACCACCTGCAGCGATTTCAACGGCTTCAGTTGCGATGACTGAACCAGTCAGTGTGATGTCACCACTGATTGTTGTGGATGGCAAGTAAATGGTGCCATCGCTAGAAGAAAGTGAATTCGAAGCAGTTGCAGTTGCACTAGAAGCTGAAGAGGTAATGGAACTCAAGGTACCCGAAGTGACAGAGCCGGAGGCGGTAGAAGCGGATGAGGTTGACTGAGGAATTGAACTCGAGATACCTGGACCAGATGAAGCTGACGAACCTGGAACGGATGAAGGTGAACCTGATGAGCTAGAGGCTGATGAACCAGAAGCGGTGCCAGATTGTGTGATAGAAGAGGATTCGGAACCCGATGAGGAAGAACCTGATTGTGTGATGGAACCGGACGAGCTAGAAGCTGAAGAGCCGGAGGCTGATGAGGAAGAACCTGAGACGGATGAACCTGATTGTGTGGCAGAGGACGATCCGGAGACGGATGAACCTGATTGTGTGGCAGAGGAAGATCCGGAGACGGATGAACCTGATTGTGTGGCAGAGGATGAACCTGAGACTGAACCTGATTGTGTGGCAGAGGATGAACCTGAGACTGAACCTGATTGTGTGGCAGAGGACGATCCGGAGACGGATGAACCTGATTGTGTGGCAGAGGACGATCCGGAGACGGATGAACCTGATTGTGTGGCAGAGGATGAACCTGAGACTGAACCTGATTGTGTGGCAGAGGACGATCCGGAGACGGATGAACCTGATTGTGTGGCAGAGGATGAACCTGAGACTGAACCTGATTGTGTTGCAGAGGAAGAACCGGAGACGGATGAGCCTGATGAGCCTGATGAGGTAATAGAAGTGGATGATCCAGATATGGATGAGCCTGACGTAATAGAGCTCGAAACTCCGGAAGCAGACGAGGTAGAGGAAGCAACAGAGCTCGAGActtcagaagaagatgtCGATGGAGCAATGGAGCTCGAGACTTCAGATGAGGACGAAGTTAACTCAGTGAGAGAGCTCGACACATCGGAAGCAGATGAGGTCGACTCAACGATAGAACTACTGATGGAAACAGAACCTGATGTAGTCGACGAAACAGCGGTGGAGCTGTTACTTGCGATTGAGGAACTGTTGGTATAGTATTGGCCCAATGCACTTTGGGAGTAAAGGACCAAAGCCAAAGCGGCTTGAAGTTTATTAAAGCGATTGAACATCTCTTTGACACAGGCGAGATCTTACCAAAAAGAAGCAACGATGGGTATTTGTTGTTACTGAATTGTGAACAGAGAAGGTATTATCATAAAATAATAGAATGGCAGAACCGATAGTAGTGAATGAAATGAAGCTTTTTATATGCTTTTTGCGAGTGTGAGCGGACTCCGGATACACAACTGCAAAGATTAACCGTTGGGCTAGCTTAAATTTTGTACGGACGCTTCTCCGGAAGTATCCGCAAGTTCTGTGCGCGCGCGTTCCTGGCAACGAACGGGGGGGCATTTTAATGAGTAAACAAAGATATTCCGCTGCTAATAACAACAAGAGACCCCCTAAATAGCCTGCGAAACCGTGCAGGACGTGGTCTAGGCTACTTCGATAAGATAGTCATAGGAACCTTTTTGGGAAATTACTATTACCGAAAAAAGCTACAACACAGGGCCTAGCATCGAGCATTTTCACCCAATTCGTCATGAAAAGTCACCTATTTACCTTATTTCCAATTGGAGAATTAGCCAGGAACCTCCGCTCAGACTGAACTACCactaaagaaaaattatacGACTTGGATAAAGAGGAATGTCTGGGTAGCTACACCTCACTTTTCGATGAAAAGGAGTTAGTGGTTGCCTTCCGTGAACGCGagatatttattttaatGTTCCTAAGGCGCGTGTCTGCCTCGTATTTCTGCAACGCGAGCACGGTTTTTCTGTTGAGAAGTGGCTGGTAAAGGCCCTTTAAAATACCACGCCATTTTACTAGGCCTTACTAACTAATTCATAACAAAATTCAGAACTTATCCACTAGAAATAGATTGCGGTGCCTACGAAACCTACGAAAAGAACGTTTGCTTGGCGtaattaaagaaaaattaaacatGGTAGTCTATCTATCAAGTTATTGAAGCATATCCGCAAGCACGGTTTGAGGTGCTTAGAATTGTTCATTTATTGCAGTTCTTCAACACTGTTTCCCTAATAGTGCAAAGAAGGCACAGTCACATACTCTAATATCTTGCAGCGGTTGCAAGGCCTACTTGTTGAGTGGGTTAACTGAACGAAGCAGCAGTCAATTCCAACGTAGATCGGTATATACGTTCAACCCCCTGAAACTCACCGAAGCCAAATGGAGAAAATAGGTTGTTCCCCTCTTTTACCAAAAATTAGAGTGTTCAATTTTGGGTCTATTTTCTACCGTCCGGTctttacttctttctttgtttgaTTCAGTTAAGTGACGGtgtattttattcaaattcCATAATTCGTCTCCATTTTTTGGTGAGGTGAGTGGGTAACTTTGAGGGGTTAACGCTGATTGACTCAGAAACCGTACTACTAGTGGTGCTTGCCTTCGTTCTCCTAGTGACCACCATTTCTACCTAGGAAACATTGAGATAGGATCTACCCCATTGGGAAGTGCCTTTTTCTTAGGTTACAGAGTACTCGAATGAAGATAATATGGCATTGCCAATGGCCTTCGAAGACTGTCTATCCGACATCGATAAACCATGAAAATATGGTCTAATATGTGTGGCTCTGTTAAATCTTTGGCATAGCAAGCATGTGTAAAGATGCGATATGTTCAATTATCTAGAAAGACAGTTTTCAGCCTAATCTCTTTTTGGGCTTTTCCTTGAAAGTAAGGCTATCACACGTGCATAAcagtaaatttttcttgtaacCGCGCCCTTTTTTAGCCGCATTTCAAGCTGGCCTTAAATAGCGAACGTAAATGATTGTTCCATTTTAACGAACTTGTATAGCCTTCATTAGGCGTAGTCTTCACGATCCGATTGTTGATGGTATAAACCttatcataaaaaaatacgatACCGTATAGTTTTGTCTATACTGAAATCCGACAAACTGCAATAGCACCAAAGCAAGCTCTTGTTTATTATCGACAGCGCATCCTTTTAAATAGAGGTGCATAGTTCGAGTCCTATTCTAGAGTTACGGTTGTTGGAATAGGAATCAACTATTGTCAATCGACTAGTCGTCATGCTACCACTAGTATACTATCATATACGGTGAAGACGACATTGATGATGAGAATCAGTTATCGAGtttaatggaagctgaaagGCAAAGGTTGATAATGTAACAGGATAATGAACGACAACAGATAAAATGAAAGGagaaataacaataataccAAATACCATTATGTAGAATCGATAATCCTACATAATTGATTCTTATACCCTTGATAAGATCTTCTAGTATGTTCTGTACACATAATGGCAAAGATTTTTCAccaacaatggaatctcAACGATTAACCCAATATTCACCTGTTTCATAATCATTTGAGGTAATACAATCTCCGAAAAAGGTAAAACTAAACAATTTTCAGAATCTggaaaattaaataaaaaaatattaagaATATTGCCTGATAAGATTCGACTGTGTTTAGATGAactgaaaaggaaatacTGATCGTAAAATGCCAAATGAAGGTCTGCCACTGCCGTAATGTCAATGAAGCATTAAGCTGTGACGTTTTGCAATATTCATTTAGCACGCGTACGGCAGTGGTTGCTTTTGccgtttctttt harbors:
- the HPF1 gene encoding mannoprotein (Haze-protective mannoprotein~similar to YOL155C) translates to MFNRFNKLQAALALVLYSQSALGQYYTNSSSIASNSSTAVSSTTSGSVSISSSIVESTSSASDVSSSLTELTSSSSEVSSSIAPSTSSSEVSSSVASSTSSASGVSSSITSGSSISGSSTSITSSGSSGSSVSGSSSATQSGSVSGSSSATQSGSSVSGSSSATQSGSVSGSSSATQSGSSVSGSSSATQSGSSVSGSSSATQSGSVSGSSSATQSGSVSGSSSATQSGSSVSGSSSATQSGSSVSGSSSATQSGSSVSGSSSSASGSSASSSSGSITQSGSSSSGSESSSITQSGTASGSSASSSSGSPSSVPGSSASSGPGISSSIPQSTSSASTASGSVTSGTLSSITSSASSATATASNSLSSSDGTIYLPSTTISGDITLTGSVIATEAVEIAAGGKLTLLDGDKYVFSADLIVHGGVFVEKSKPTYPGTEFDISGENFDVSGTFNAEEPAASSASAYSFTPGSFDNSGDISLSLSESSKGEVTFSPYSNSGAFSFSNAILNGGSVSGLQRRAEDEGSVNNGEINLDNGSTYVIVEPVSGSGTINIISGNLYLHYPDTFTGQTVVFKGEGVLAVDPTESNTTPIPVVGYTGKNQIAITADVTALSYDGTTGVLTATQGNSQFSFSIGTGFSSSGFNVSEGTFAGAYAYYLNYGGVVASSATPSSTSTTSGVANSTSGSTSFGASVTGSTASTSFGASVTGSTASTLTSGSQSIYTTTLTYATATSTVVVSCSETTDSNGNVYTITTTVPCSSTTATITSCDETGCHVTTSTGAVVTETVSSKSYTTATVTHCDDNGCNTKTVTSECPEETSATTTSPKSYTTVTVTHCDDNGCNTKTVTSECPEATTTTVSPKTYTTATVTQCDDNGCNTKTVTSECPEETSATTISPKTYTTATVTQCDDNGCNTKTVTSEAPKETSETSASPKTYTTATVTQCDDNGCNVKIITSQIPEATSTVTATSASPKSDTTITSKATKATSLTTVISEASSAISTYSKSAAPTKSSTGIIIQSEGIAAGLNTNTLNALVGIFVLAFFN